From Sulfuracidifex tepidarius, one genomic window encodes:
- a CDS encoding RAMP superfamily CRISPR-associated protein: MIKGKIKTVSSFTIGTDGFFIDVQFNQLGLVPSTLKGAMRTAISWAIRNGMVRGTSCDEIEPSRIAKAHGGKPCDVCSLFGYPDHEGKLRVSSGPNKDGMTKPPTHVVTHVSIDDEKGTAKERALFKQEVVPPEEEFPFTVQVIGEEEDLCLALASLHYLRFLRLGRGGMIDVNVDKVVRNGKEVETGRVPLDLKWVW; this comes from the coding sequence ATGATCAAAGGTAAAATCAAGACCGTCAGTTCGTTCACTATAGGGACTGACGGGTTCTTCATAGACGTCCAGTTCAACCAGCTAGGTCTCGTCCCTTCCACCCTGAAAGGGGCAATGAGGACTGCGATCTCTTGGGCAATCAGGAACGGTATGGTGAGGGGGACCTCATGCGACGAGATAGAGCCTTCCAGGATAGCTAAAGCCCACGGGGGTAAACCCTGCGACGTGTGCTCCCTCTTCGGGTACCCCGACCATGAGGGAAAGCTCAGGGTATCTTCTGGCCCTAACAAGGACGGGATGACGAAACCCCCGACACACGTGGTGACTCACGTTAGCATAGACGATGAAAAGGGAACGGCCAAGGAAAGGGCGCTCTTCAAACAGGAGGTGGTCCCGCCGGAGGAGGAGTTCCCCTTCACCGTTCAGGTTATAGGCGAAGAGGAGGACCTCTGCCTAGCCTTGGCGTCGCTTCACTACTTACGTTTTCTGAGGTTAGGCAGGGGAGGAATGATAGACGTCAATGTGGACAAGGTGGTCAGGAACGGGAAGGAGGTGGAAACTGGGAGGGTCCCCTTAGACCTGAAGTGGGTGTGGTGA